The following coding sequences lie in one Desulfobacterales bacterium genomic window:
- a CDS encoding outer membrane beta-barrel protein, whose amino-acid sequence MLAILFWVPAASAGEFYVREGFWGGFDAGAGYLSQSFDNENEEDVYFFMGFKGGYTINPQWLVGLELSGWLLEASDPTDANKGKGIMQAFLITRWYPIEESNLFAKAGGGYVSNWSNRSDEPSRKNGWGFTLGGGYDVMLNDVFPDLDMAISPFANFSYGETGNWDYRAITVGIGFTFP is encoded by the coding sequence TTGCTTGCAATTCTTTTTTGGGTTCCTGCCGCGTCTGCTGGTGAATTTTATGTCAGAGAAGGATTTTGGGGAGGATTTGATGCTGGTGCCGGGTATCTTAGCCAGTCATTTGACAATGAAAACGAAGAAGATGTTTATTTCTTTATGGGATTCAAAGGCGGCTATACCATTAATCCGCAATGGTTGGTTGGACTCGAATTAAGTGGCTGGCTTCTTGAAGCCAGCGACCCGACCGACGCAAACAAAGGTAAGGGTATCATGCAGGCTTTTTTGATTACCCGGTGGTATCCTATCGAAGAATCAAATCTTTTCGCAAAGGCAGGCGGCGGATACGTCAGTAATTGGAGCAATCGATCGGACGAGCCAAGCAGAAAAAACGGCTGGGGTTTTACGCTGGGTGGCGGTTATGATGTCATGCTTAATGACGTTTTTCCAGACCTGGATATGGCTATCAGCCCGTTTGCCAACTTCAGCTATGGCGAAACCGGAAATTGGGATTATCGAGCCATAACAGTCGGGATTGGCTTTACCTTTCCATAA
- a CDS encoding 4Fe-4S dicluster domain-containing protein: MAKMLYIDHQKCTGCQLCELVCAVSHDGISNPARSRIRVVKWEAEGLYIPMSCQQCEDAPCLNVCPVKAISRDGLSERVAVDYDVCIGCRSCVSACPFGAMMFNPTDRKVFKCDLCDGEPQCVRFCEEKAVDFVDADKINISKRRQAAERVSTASKEAAGLEG, translated from the coding sequence ATGGCTAAGATGTTATATATAGATCACCAGAAGTGCACGGGCTGTCAATTGTGTGAGCTCGTGTGTGCTGTTTCGCATGATGGCATATCGAATCCTGCGCGTAGCCGAATCCGAGTGGTTAAATGGGAGGCCGAAGGTCTGTATATCCCCATGTCCTGCCAGCAGTGCGAGGATGCCCCCTGTTTGAACGTCTGCCCGGTAAAAGCGATTTCGCGCGATGGGCTATCTGAACGCGTTGCTGTTGATTATGATGTTTGCATTGGATGCCGTTCGTGTGTGAGCGCATGTCCTTTCGGTGCTATGATGTTTAACCCCACCGACAGAAAGGTATTTAAATGCGATCTTTGTGACGGCGAACCGCAGTGTGTTCGGTTTTGTGAGGAAAAAGCAGTGGATTTTGTCGATGCGGATAAAATCAACATTTCCAAACGACGCCAAGCAGCAGAGCGGGTCTCCACTGCGAGTAAAGAAGCTGCGGGTTTAGAAGGTTAA
- a CDS encoding FAD-dependent oxidoreductase, with the protein MQKKYDAVIIGAGVIGCCIGFELAKRGYKTLNVDKLGDAGMGSTGGSCAIIRFHYSTTEGVALAREGYYYWLDWPTYLGVRDPDGMVTYRNTGALVIKTPVNKNLSRVKAALDEFGVGYLELEPEEIGRYLPNVNLASYFPQKWIDDPEFGKPTADTIPGALWIPESGYISDPKLSAHNVQVATEAMQGEFLYNARVVEILQKQGRTAGIKLDDGTEIEAPVVVNVAGPHSFLINRMAGIEESMKIKTRPMKQEVAHVPAPEGMDWERDGYMLSDGDIGCYSRPEVGNNILIGSEDPDCDPLLWVDDPDNYDTNFTDQFKCMVMREGMRVNDLAIPNQYQGVVDLYDCSDDWLPIYDKSDLPGFYMAIGTSGNQYKNAPVAGVMMAELIDACEKGHDHDADPFQFYMKYTRRNMNVGFFSRNREINKNSSFSVIG; encoded by the coding sequence ATGCAAAAAAAATACGATGCGGTTATTATCGGCGCAGGCGTTATCGGGTGTTGTATTGGCTTCGAGCTGGCCAAGCGGGGATATAAAACATTAAACGTGGACAAACTCGGCGACGCTGGCATGGGTTCCACGGGGGGATCATGCGCCATCATCCGTTTCCACTACTCCACAACCGAAGGTGTGGCTTTAGCCAGGGAAGGCTATTACTACTGGCTCGACTGGCCTACCTATCTCGGGGTAAGAGATCCCGATGGCATGGTAACGTATCGCAACACCGGCGCCCTGGTCATCAAAACACCGGTAAATAAGAATCTTAGCCGGGTCAAAGCGGCCTTGGATGAATTTGGTGTGGGCTATTTGGAACTGGAGCCGGAGGAAATTGGGCGTTACCTGCCCAACGTTAATTTGGCCAGCTATTTTCCTCAAAAATGGATAGACGACCCGGAGTTCGGCAAGCCCACTGCAGACACCATTCCCGGTGCCCTCTGGATACCTGAATCCGGCTACATCTCTGATCCCAAGCTTTCAGCCCATAACGTCCAGGTGGCAACCGAGGCCATGCAGGGCGAGTTTCTTTACAATGCGCGGGTTGTTGAGATATTGCAGAAACAAGGCCGAACAGCCGGAATCAAGCTGGATGACGGCACCGAGATTGAAGCACCGGTTGTTGTCAATGTGGCTGGCCCCCACTCCTTTTTAATCAATCGAATGGCCGGTATTGAAGAATCGATGAAGATTAAAACCCGGCCGATGAAACAGGAAGTGGCCCATGTGCCTGCACCTGAAGGAATGGACTGGGAGCGCGACGGCTACATGTTGTCTGATGGCGATATAGGCTGCTACTCGCGTCCCGAGGTAGGCAACAATATATTGATCGGCAGTGAAGATCCGGATTGCGATCCACTTCTGTGGGTGGACGATCCTGACAATTACGATACCAATTTTACCGACCAATTTAAATGTATGGTCATGCGTGAAGGCATGCGTGTCAACGATCTGGCCATTCCCAACCAATATCAGGGCGTGGTTGATCTTTATGATTGCAGCGATGACTGGCTTCCCATCTACGACAAATCCGATTTGCCTGGATTCTATATGGCCATCGGCACCAGCGGCAATCAGTATAAAAACGCCCCGGTTGCAGGCGTCATGATGGCTGAACTGATTGATGCTTGCGAAAAAGGACATGATCACGATGCGGATCCTTTTCAGTTTTATATGAAATACACGCGGCGCAACATGAACGTAGGTTTTTTCAGCCGCAACCGCGAAATCAATAAGAATTCCAGTTTTTCGGTTATCGGCTAA